A region of Allocoleopsis franciscana PCC 7113 DNA encodes the following proteins:
- a CDS encoding PAS domain S-box protein — MQSLNRLAARVAGKVPLRTVLIVPFVLQIVGTVGLVGYLSFKSGQKAVEDLAHQLMDEVGERVEQNLQHYLNVPKQMNQSLADAIRTRVLDWKNFSGLERYFAQQLQVYDTVSTVAIATEQKEFLAVEKALATDALIIRVLNKSTNYAFHYYAANRQGKRIKLTKVRNDYDPHNDPPQGRPWYQAAQKAGQAIWLPVVNLSQGVDHPILTMVNFLPFDNADGKFQGVLAAAVYLPHFATFLEQLKIGETGQVFIIDRQGLLIASSTGETPFQPKLELDYLKNLNPQQWRLSAQNSKNYLTQASVKFLLSQMKNLHQIKQKKNLNFDFYHNRYFLQVNPVSNQSELDGLIITVVPEADFMKQIYANTRTTSLLCIAALIGSITIGILTARWITQSILCLNTLEDKVAERTAELSHVNELLIQEIAERVLIEGKLHSSTHQVRTIFESITDIVLIIDEQKNIQIIPTKILGSSRHETGWLNSIVEEFFQQEDTQESWFAQVRQVLATHQSINFDYSIRINNRDVWFTACLSPFPDNSVVWVARDISDRKLAEQALIESEARFQAFMNYSPLLAWISDGDGKVLYCNRSVELWSQRAASELIGETIFALHPPNIAQEHLENIRYVINTREVLETNESAFTADGTLHDFLTYKFPLIDANGQCLVGGIAADITIRKRAEETLQDSQARLQKLTNNVPGSIYEFVLHPDGSNSLEYTSSAVRDIHELEPEQVLENATLLFDHIHPDDRASYSVAVEISAQTLELFHHEWRIITPSGKLKWLQATSKPERRSNGDIVWYGAVFDITDKKQAEDALRESANRERAIAQVLQRMRQSLDINTIFSTTTEELRRVMKCDRVVIYQFNPDWSGRFVAESVASGWKTLLLAQSNIPHLTDDILESENCAVRAWGVINEPIQDTYLQATQGGIYSQSDSYLASEDIYNTGLSPCHIKLLERFQARAYLIVPIFCGKKLWGLLASYHNTSSRPWSASEINTVVQIGIQLGIALQQAQLLAETRQQSVALQQAAYAADAANRAKSTFLANMSHELRTPLNGIMGYAQILQGDKNCTPKQKEGVDIIYQCGTHLLTLINDILDLSKIEAERLELYPEDIHLPTFLAEMSEIFKLKSIQKDIHFTYLPLNSLPTGIQADNKRLRQVLMNLLSNAVKFTDRGSVTFKVGRIDNDRQEQSPITHQPSPITKIRFQVEDTGIGIPPDQLEKIFLPFEQVGDKSRRSEGTGLGLAISQKIVEMMESKIWVESTLGVGSRFCFDLSLPEILTPTLPMRVKSTESIIGYSGLKKKILVVDDRWENCAVLINMLEPIGFEVLEAANGQEGLEKALEFQPDLILVDLVMPMMDGFEMTRQLRLFTQLKDTVVIAISANAFALDRQKSLESGCNDFLTKPVQAEELLTKMKDYLNVSWIYQERRWEQASTNSPEMVIPAHEELMNLYEAAQSGDIEGVEQECMRLQDLSSEYISFVIRVLKLAQAFEYEEIAKLIDRYLSQDSQ; from the coding sequence ATGCAATCTCTCAATCGCTTAGCTGCCAGAGTCGCGGGAAAGGTTCCCTTGCGAACAGTCCTGATTGTCCCTTTTGTGCTGCAAATCGTCGGGACGGTGGGGTTGGTGGGGTATCTTTCCTTTAAAAGCGGTCAGAAAGCTGTGGAGGACTTGGCACATCAGTTAATGGATGAGGTGGGCGAACGGGTTGAGCAAAATCTGCAACATTACCTGAATGTGCCTAAGCAGATGAATCAAAGCCTTGCAGACGCCATTCGCACCAGGGTTTTGGACTGGAAAAATTTTTCGGGTTTAGAACGCTACTTCGCGCAGCAACTACAAGTCTATGACACGGTGAGTACAGTGGCAATCGCCACTGAGCAAAAAGAATTCCTCGCTGTCGAAAAAGCATTGGCAACAGATGCTTTGATTATCCGAGTGCTGAATAAATCAACGAACTACGCCTTTCACTACTATGCCGCCAATCGTCAAGGCAAGCGAATTAAGCTAACAAAAGTGCGAAATGACTACGATCCGCACAACGATCCACCTCAAGGGCGTCCCTGGTATCAAGCAGCACAAAAAGCCGGTCAAGCCATTTGGCTTCCAGTGGTTAATCTCTCACAGGGAGTCGATCATCCTATATTGACGATGGTTAACTTTTTGCCGTTTGATAATGCAGATGGCAAGTTTCAGGGAGTTTTGGCTGCTGCCGTTTATTTACCTCATTTTGCTACTTTTCTAGAGCAATTGAAAATTGGAGAGACAGGCCAGGTATTCATTATTGATCGCCAAGGATTACTGATTGCCAGTTCTACAGGAGAGACACCATTTCAGCCAAAATTGGAATTAGATTATCTGAAAAATTTGAATCCTCAACAGTGGAGATTGTCAGCTCAAAATAGTAAAAATTATCTCACTCAGGCATCAGTAAAGTTTCTATTGTCTCAGATGAAAAACCTCCATCAAATTAAGCAAAAGAAAAACTTAAATTTCGACTTTTACCACAATCGCTATTTCTTACAGGTGAACCCCGTCTCGAATCAATCTGAGTTGGATGGATTAATTATCACCGTCGTTCCCGAAGCCGACTTTATGAAGCAAATCTATGCCAATACTCGCACCACTAGCTTGTTGTGTATTGCTGCATTAATTGGATCGATAACAATTGGTATTCTTACCGCTCGTTGGATTACCCAATCGATTCTGTGTTTAAATACTTTAGAAGATAAAGTTGCCGAACGGACAGCAGAACTCTCTCATGTTAACGAACTATTAATACAGGAAATTGCCGAGCGCGTATTGATAGAAGGAAAACTGCATAGTTCGACACATCAAGTGCGAACAATTTTCGAGTCAATTACTGATATTGTCCTCATTATTGATGAGCAAAAAAATATACAGATTATACCGACAAAAATACTTGGCTCGTCCAGACACGAGACGGGCTGGCTCAACTCGATAGTCGAGGAATTTTTTCAACAAGAGGACACACAGGAGAGTTGGTTTGCTCAAGTGCGACAGGTTTTGGCAACTCACCAAAGCATCAATTTTGACTATAGTATACGCATTAATAACCGAGACGTTTGGTTTACAGCCTGCCTTTCACCCTTTCCTGATAATTCCGTTGTGTGGGTTGCGCGTGATATTAGCGATCGCAAATTGGCAGAACAAGCCCTAATCGAAAGTGAAGCTCGATTCCAGGCGTTTATGAATTATAGCCCCCTCTTAGCCTGGATTAGCGATGGGGATGGTAAAGTACTCTACTGCAATCGTAGCGTTGAACTTTGGAGCCAGAGAGCGGCTTCTGAACTGATTGGAGAAACGATTTTTGCCCTTCATCCACCGAACATTGCTCAAGAACATCTTGAGAACATTCGCTACGTCATTAATACAAGGGAAGTACTAGAAACCAATGAGTCTGCTTTTACGGCGGATGGCACGCTGCACGATTTTTTGACCTACAAGTTTCCACTGATTGATGCTAACGGGCAATGTTTAGTAGGAGGAATAGCGGCTGACATTACGATTAGAAAACGAGCAGAAGAAACCTTACAGGATAGTCAAGCAAGGCTGCAAAAATTAACCAACAATGTACCGGGATCTATTTATGAGTTTGTGCTGCATCCCGATGGCTCAAACAGTTTGGAATACACAAGTTCAGCCGTTCGGGACATTCACGAGTTAGAGCCAGAACAAGTCCTAGAAAACGCGACGTTATTATTCGATCATATCCATCCCGATGACCGAGCAAGCTATTCCGTCGCGGTCGAAATCAGCGCCCAAACCTTAGAATTATTCCACCATGAATGGCGTATTATCACGCCCTCTGGAAAACTCAAATGGTTGCAAGCCACCTCTAAACCAGAACGCCGAAGCAACGGAGATATTGTTTGGTATGGTGCGGTATTTGATATTACCGACAAGAAGCAAGCCGAGGACGCCTTGCGGGAAAGTGCTAATCGAGAACGGGCGATCGCTCAAGTACTGCAACGAATGCGCCAATCCTTGGATATTAACACCATCTTCAGTACTACAACTGAGGAACTACGGCGAGTTATGAAGTGCGATCGCGTAGTCATTTATCAGTTTAATCCCGACTGGAGTGGCAGATTTGTTGCTGAGTCCGTGGCAAGTGGCTGGAAAACCCTACTCCTGGCACAGAGCAATATCCCTCATCTCACCGATGATATTCTCGAAAGTGAAAACTGTGCCGTCAGAGCCTGGGGTGTTATCAATGAACCCATACAAGATACCTATCTGCAAGCCACTCAAGGCGGTATCTATAGCCAAAGTGACAGCTATCTAGCGAGCGAAGACATCTACAACACTGGATTATCCCCTTGTCATATCAAACTTTTAGAACGATTTCAAGCCAGAGCTTACCTCATTGTTCCAATCTTCTGTGGCAAGAAACTTTGGGGATTATTGGCGTCTTATCACAATACTAGTTCCCGCCCCTGGAGCGCGTCAGAAATCAATACTGTGGTTCAGATTGGCATTCAGTTAGGCATTGCTTTGCAACAGGCTCAATTACTCGCAGAGACTCGACAGCAATCAGTCGCCTTGCAACAAGCTGCCTATGCTGCCGATGCTGCCAACCGTGCCAAAAGTACTTTCCTCGCCAATATGAGCCACGAACTCCGCACTCCCCTCAACGGCATTATGGGTTACGCGCAAATTCTGCAAGGGGATAAAAACTGCACTCCCAAGCAGAAGGAGGGTGTTGACATTATTTACCAATGTGGAACACACCTGCTCACGCTCATTAACGATATTTTAGACCTTTCCAAAATTGAAGCTGAGAGGCTCGAACTCTACCCAGAAGATATTCATCTTCCTACTTTTCTGGCAGAAATGTCGGAAATTTTCAAGCTCAAATCGATACAAAAAGACATTCATTTTACTTATCTTCCTCTCAACTCACTCCCTACAGGAATTCAAGCTGATAACAAGCGACTGCGCCAAGTCTTAATGAACCTTTTAAGTAATGCCGTCAAATTTACTGACAGGGGCAGCGTTACATTCAAGGTTGGGCGAATTGATAATGACAGACAAGAGCAATCACCCATCACCCATCAGCCATCCCCAATCACCAAAATTCGCTTCCAAGTTGAAGATACTGGCATCGGAATACCTCCAGATCAATTAGAAAAGATATTCTTGCCTTTCGAGCAAGTAGGGGATAAGTCACGTCGCTCTGAAGGAACTGGATTAGGGCTAGCCATTAGCCAGAAAATCGTTGAAATGATGGAAAGCAAAATCTGGGTTGAGAGTACGCTTGGGGTGGGGAGCAGATTTTGCTTTGATTTATCCCTACCAGAAATCTTAACTCCGACACTACCAATGAGGGTTAAATCCACCGAAAGCATCATTGGCTACTCTGGCTTGAAAAAGAAAATTTTAGTGGTCGATGACCGTTGGGAGAATTGTGCTGTTCTCATCAATATGTTAGAGCCTATTGGGTTTGAAGTTTTAGAGGCAGCAAATGGACAAGAAGGGTTAGAAAAAGCCCTTGAGTTCCAACCAGATTTGATTTTGGTTGACTTAGTCATGCCCATGATGGATGGTTTTGAAATGACGCGACAATTGCGCCTATTTACTCAATTGAAAGATACAGTGGTTATCGCCATTTCTGCTAATGCTTTTGCACTAGACCGACAAAAAAGCCTTGAATCGGGCTGCAATGATTTTCTTACCAAGCCTGTCCAAGCTGAAGAATTACTAACTAAAATGAAGGACTACTTAAACGTGTCATGGATTTATCAAGAAAGGCGTTGGGAACAAGCAAGCACTAACTCCCCAGAAATGGTGATTCCAGCCCATGAGGAACTTATGAATCTTTATGAAGCAGCGCAGAGCGGAGATATTGAAGGTGTTGAACAAGAGTGTATGCGATTGCAGGACTTAAGCTCGGAGTATATTTCTTTCGTCATCAGGGTACTAAAACTTGCCCAAGCTTTTGAATATGAAGAAATTGCAAAGTTGATTGACCGCTATTTATCCCAAGACTCACAATAG
- a CDS encoding response regulator: MPLDQEFQSNLIPKQNLPIPDLQLNDSVKTGEILLVDDTNANLKLISDFLRESGFKVRGAKSGWKALKILEITSPDLILLDVVMPEMDGFETCRRLKEWDKTKDIPVIFMTAIADASHPEHKVQGLALGAVDYISKPIQLAEVLARVKTHLHLRFLTKQLQAQNAHLCAEIEVRRKTEEQLRLLERAIAASSNGILISDPHQAGNPVIYANSGFERITGYKREDILGKNCRFLQGTDTKQPALDELHRAIAKGQGTQVVLRNYRKDGTLFWNEFCLNPVRDEAGHLTHFIGVQTDITEHKKREEELQQAKAREKEKAQALEQTLGELKRTQTQLIQTEKMSSLGRMVAGIAHEINNPVSFIYGNLTPAKEYFQGLTQLIELYQQAYPKPTPEIQHFIEEIDLEFLLEDWSKVIHSMQIGAERIEQTVLSLKSFSRLDESELKPVDIHENIDNTLLILQHRLRAEGNRPEIKVMKDYGQLPRVYCYASQLNQVFMNLINNAIDALESQPQPRVITISTALGQNSKIKIQNEQGQTPNPPIPSPNPQYAIIQIADNGIGMCEEVCQQIFDPFFTTKSVGSGTGLGLAISHQIIVEKHQGQIRCISLPGQGTELIVEIPINLAI; the protein is encoded by the coding sequence ATGCCATTAGATCAAGAATTTCAATCCAATCTAATTCCCAAACAAAATTTACCCATTCCTGATTTACAGCTCAACGATAGCGTCAAAACAGGGGAAATTCTTCTCGTAGACGATACCAATGCAAATCTTAAGCTTATCTCCGATTTTTTGAGAGAGTCTGGATTTAAAGTTCGAGGAGCAAAAAGTGGCTGGAAAGCGTTGAAAATTCTGGAAATCACTTCACCGGATCTCATCCTGTTAGATGTGGTCATGCCAGAAATGGACGGATTTGAAACCTGTCGTCGTCTGAAAGAATGGGACAAGACGAAAGATATTCCAGTGATTTTCATGACGGCTATTGCTGATGCTTCTCATCCAGAGCATAAAGTTCAAGGGTTGGCGCTAGGGGCAGTGGATTACATCAGTAAGCCAATTCAATTGGCAGAGGTTTTAGCCCGTGTTAAGACTCACCTCCATCTGCGTTTTTTAACAAAGCAACTTCAGGCGCAAAATGCACACCTTTGTGCAGAAATAGAGGTGCGGCGGAAAACGGAAGAACAATTACGACTGTTGGAACGTGCGATTGCAGCCTCTAGCAACGGCATCCTGATTAGTGACCCCCACCAGGCAGGGAACCCTGTGATTTACGCCAATTCAGGATTTGAGCGCATCACAGGCTACAAACGAGAAGATATTTTGGGCAAAAACTGCCGATTCTTGCAAGGCACCGATACCAAGCAACCGGCACTCGATGAACTACATCGTGCCATAGCTAAAGGTCAAGGAACTCAAGTTGTCCTGCGGAATTATCGTAAAGATGGCACGCTATTTTGGAATGAATTCTGCCTAAATCCCGTCCGAGATGAGGCAGGACACTTAACACACTTTATTGGCGTTCAGACTGACATCACCGAACACAAAAAACGGGAAGAAGAACTACAACAAGCCAAAGCGAGAGAAAAGGAAAAAGCTCAAGCACTAGAACAGACCCTAGGCGAATTGAAACGCACTCAAACCCAACTCATTCAAACCGAAAAGATGTCTTCTTTGGGGCGAATGGTAGCAGGTATTGCTCATGAAATTAACAACCCAGTTAGCTTTATTTACGGGAATCTTACTCCTGCGAAGGAATACTTTCAAGGCTTGACCCAACTCATTGAACTTTACCAGCAGGCTTATCCTAAGCCTACGCCAGAAATTCAGCATTTCATTGAAGAAATTGACTTAGAGTTTCTACTAGAAGATTGGTCAAAAGTGATACATTCAATGCAGATAGGAGCTGAACGCATCGAGCAAACGGTTCTATCTCTAAAAAGCTTCTCCCGACTGGATGAATCTGAGCTAAAGCCTGTAGATATTCATGAAAATATTGACAACACTCTATTGATTTTGCAGCACCGACTAAGAGCAGAGGGCAATAGACCAGAAATTAAGGTGATGAAAGATTATGGTCAACTGCCACGGGTCTACTGTTATGCTAGCCAGTTGAATCAGGTGTTTATGAACCTGATCAATAATGCCATTGACGCTTTGGAATCTCAACCTCAACCACGGGTGATTACCATCAGCACGGCGTTAGGTCAAAATTCAAAAATAAAAATCCAAAATGAACAGGGACAAACGCCTAATCCCCCAATCCCTAGCCCTAATCCTCAATATGCCATCATTCAAATTGCCGACAATGGAATTGGGATGTGTGAAGAAGTTTGTCAGCAAATATTTGACCCATTCTTTACGACGAAGTCTGTAGGAAGTGGTACGGGATTGGGGCTAGCCATCAGCCATCAAATTATTGTGGAAAAACATCAAGGTCAAATCCGTTGTATTTCACTTCCAGGGCAAGGAACGGAGTTGATTGTGGAGATTCCCATAAACCTAGCCATCTGA
- the gntK gene encoding gluconokinase — MTNQRYIIGIDIGTTSTKAVLFTAQGDTVCRYAVGYPLYAPTPSAAEQDPEEIFSAVITTVKKVMTVSQIEPTQLMGLSFSAAMHSLIAVDAQDKLLSGSITWADNRSARWAEKIKREQHGHEIYLRTGTPIHPMSPFVKLIWLRNEHPEIFEQARQFISIKEYVFYRFFQQYLVDYSIASATGLLNLKALDWDQEALEMAGITTAQLSQLVPTTHIVQPMQASLAQSMGILADTPTVIGANDGVLSNLGVGAIQPGMIAVTVGTSGAVRAMVDRPITDPQQRLFCYALSENHWVVGGAVNNGGIALRWVRDQLTDTEVRAAQRLGKDPYDLITMLAETVPPGSAGLIFHPYLMGERSPIWDANARGSFFGLSVNHTKAHLVRAVLEGIIFNLCLVLQALEEFTGKAERIQATGGFARSPVWRQMMADILDQEVTVPEQYESSCLGAAVLGLYALKEISSLNLVSQMVGETYRHQPIAAHVATYKKILPIYARLLKTFQNEYESLAKLQEELTLPTSTDR; from the coding sequence TTGACTAATCAGCGCTACATTATTGGAATAGATATTGGTACTACCAGTACGAAAGCTGTTCTGTTTACAGCTCAAGGCGATACGGTCTGTCGGTATGCCGTGGGGTATCCTTTGTATGCACCAACACCCAGTGCAGCCGAACAAGACCCCGAAGAAATTTTCTCTGCCGTAATCACAACCGTGAAAAAAGTGATGACGGTCAGTCAGATTGAGCCAACTCAATTAATGGGTTTGTCTTTTAGCGCCGCTATGCATAGTTTAATAGCGGTTGATGCCCAAGACAAGCTACTTTCTGGGAGCATCACTTGGGCGGATAATCGCAGTGCTCGATGGGCAGAAAAAATTAAGCGAGAGCAGCACGGGCATGAAATTTATCTGAGGACGGGAACGCCAATTCATCCCATGTCCCCGTTTGTCAAATTAATTTGGCTACGAAACGAACATCCAGAAATTTTTGAGCAGGCGCGTCAGTTTATTTCAATTAAGGAATACGTTTTTTATCGATTTTTTCAACAATATCTCGTTGATTACTCGATCGCCTCGGCAACAGGCTTACTCAATTTAAAAGCCCTCGACTGGGATCAAGAAGCCCTGGAAATGGCTGGGATCACGACAGCACAGTTATCCCAATTGGTGCCCACAACGCACATTGTCCAACCCATGCAAGCCTCCTTGGCTCAATCAATGGGGATTTTAGCCGATACACCGACCGTGATCGGTGCCAATGATGGGGTGTTGTCGAATCTGGGGGTAGGAGCAATTCAACCTGGAATGATTGCTGTCACGGTGGGTACGAGTGGGGCGGTGCGAGCGATGGTGGATCGCCCCATCACAGACCCTCAACAGCGCTTATTCTGCTATGCCCTGAGCGAAAACCACTGGGTGGTTGGGGGAGCGGTGAACAATGGCGGGATTGCCTTGCGTTGGGTGCGTGACCAACTCACGGATACAGAAGTTCGGGCGGCTCAACGCTTAGGGAAAGACCCTTATGATTTGATCACCATGCTGGCTGAAACAGTTCCTCCCGGTTCGGCGGGACTAATTTTCCATCCTTACCTGATGGGGGAGCGATCGCCCATTTGGGATGCGAATGCCAGAGGCTCCTTTTTTGGTCTAAGTGTAAACCATACTAAAGCTCATTTGGTACGAGCGGTCTTAGAAGGCATTATCTTTAATTTGTGCTTGGTTTTGCAAGCCTTGGAAGAGTTCACGGGTAAAGCCGAACGCATTCAAGCCACCGGCGGCTTTGCGCGATCGCCTGTGTGGCGGCAAATGATGGCAGATATCTTGGATCAAGAGGTAACTGTACCTGAACAGTATGAAAGTTCTTGCCTGGGCGCGGCGGTTTTAGGACTTTATGCCCTCAAAGAAATCTCTTCGCTCAATCTCGTTTCTCAAATGGTCGGTGAAACGTATCGGCATCAACCGATTGCTGCTCACGTCGCCACCTACAAAAAGATTCTCCCCATCTATGCTCGTCTTCTCAAAACCTTTCAAAACGAGTATGAAAGTCTGGCTAAACTTCAAGAGGAACTCACTCTTCCTACTTCTACAGATCGATAG
- a CDS encoding DUF1361 domain-containing protein, with amino-acid sequence MSIRDLLANAWQAWNIHSGWIAWNLFLAFIPLALSFWLFRRTSQSRSLLWWMGFLAFTAFLPNAPYLLTDIIHLINAIRDYYSVWIITLVLIPPHLIAILAGFEAYVVSLINLGHYLKQQRVAQFVVWAELLTHALSAIGVYLGRFKRFNSWDFLTQPDDLARSVINDLTAKRPVLVIAVTFLVLTVLYWVMKQVTLGLVLRMRQSRFDRKSRGKDSSTEV; translated from the coding sequence ATGTCGATAAGAGACCTACTTGCTAATGCGTGGCAGGCTTGGAACATCCATAGTGGCTGGATAGCCTGGAATTTGTTTCTTGCGTTTATTCCTTTAGCTTTGAGCTTTTGGCTATTCCGCAGGACGTCACAGTCACGATCGCTGTTATGGTGGATGGGGTTTTTGGCTTTTACTGCCTTTTTACCCAATGCGCCCTATCTGTTAACGGACATCATTCACCTGATTAATGCGATTCGCGACTACTATTCAGTGTGGATTATTACCCTAGTTCTAATCCCCCCTCACTTAATCGCGATTTTAGCTGGGTTTGAAGCCTACGTTGTGTCTTTAATCAACCTCGGTCATTACCTGAAGCAGCAGAGAGTTGCTCAATTCGTCGTTTGGGCTGAGTTACTCACCCATGCGCTGTCTGCTATTGGTGTTTATCTAGGAAGATTCAAGCGCTTCAACAGTTGGGATTTTCTCACTCAACCGGATGATTTGGCAAGGAGTGTAATTAATGATTTAACCGCTAAACGTCCTGTGTTGGTTATTGCAGTAACCTTTTTAGTCCTTACGGTATTGTACTGGGTGATGAAGCAGGTGACGCTGGGATTAGTGTTGAGAATGCGCCAAAGTCGCTTTGATAGAAAAAGCCGGGGTAAAGACAGCTCAACTGAGGTATGA
- the pirA gene encoding arginine synthesis PII-interacting regulator PirA has protein sequence MNRNRNHEAQKAAAAHRATLQKLLEHRLEVARAKGDEALIRQLEQEASYLNLD, from the coding sequence GTGAACAGAAATCGGAATCACGAAGCTCAAAAAGCTGCTGCCGCTCATCGTGCTACTCTCCAAAAACTGTTAGAACATCGCTTAGAAGTCGCTAGAGCCAAAGGCGACGAGGCTTTGATTCGTCAGCTAGAGCAAGAAGCAAGCTATCTAAACTTGGACTAA
- the rfbF gene encoding glucose-1-phosphate cytidylyltransferase, whose protein sequence is MKAVILAGGLGTRISEETSVKPKPMVEIGGKPILWHVMKIYSAYGINDFIICCGYKGYVIKEYFANYFLHMSDVTFDMRFNQMNVHCGYAEPWRVTLVDTGDNTMTGGRLKRVREHIGNETFCFTYGDGIGDVNIKELLEFHKTQKTLATLTATQPAGRFGAISFKDQEKVSSFREKEDLNGAWINGGFFVLEPEVINLIANDSTVWEKDPLEKLAVDDQLSAYKHFGFWQPMDTLRDKNYLNELWNSGKAPWKVW, encoded by the coding sequence ATGAAAGCTGTGATCCTTGCTGGGGGGCTTGGGACTCGCATTAGTGAAGAAACTTCGGTCAAGCCAAAGCCTATGGTTGAAATTGGTGGAAAGCCAATTCTCTGGCACGTCATGAAAATCTACTCAGCCTATGGCATCAATGATTTTATCATCTGCTGCGGGTACAAAGGATATGTTATTAAGGAATATTTTGCTAACTATTTCTTACACATGTCCGATGTTACGTTCGACATGAGATTTAATCAAATGAACGTTCATTGTGGTTATGCCGAACCTTGGCGAGTGACGCTAGTAGATACTGGTGACAATACGATGACAGGAGGCCGACTGAAGCGGGTTCGAGAACATATTGGTAATGAAACCTTCTGTTTCACCTATGGAGACGGTATTGGAGATGTCAATATTAAAGAATTGCTAGAGTTTCATAAAACGCAAAAAACTTTAGCTACGCTAACCGCAACCCAACCTGCCGGACGTTTTGGGGCTATATCGTTTAAAGACCAAGAAAAAGTTAGTAGCTTTAGAGAGAAAGAAGACCTGAACGGAGCTTGGATTAATGGTGGTTTTTTTGTGTTAGAGCCAGAGGTGATTAACTTGATAGCTAATGACTCTACCGTTTGGGAAAAAGACCCTTTAGAGAAACTGGCTGTAGATGATCAACTCTCAGCCTATAAACATTTTGGTTTTTGGCAACCCATGGATACTCTACGAGACAAAAATTACCTGAATGAATTATGGAATAGTGGAAAAGCTCCATGGAAAGTTTGGTAG
- a CDS encoding patatin-like phospholipase family protein translates to MTFKFKILSIDGGGIRGIVPAKILAEIERRTGKRIASLFNLIAGTSTGGILAAGLAMPKPNTKEPKYTAENLINIYRQRGGEIFYEPFIEKIMKLDDISRPKYSSAGRDKVLKEYFGNTALQDALTEVLVTSYDIQLRTPVFFTSQTNKEERESRYYRKISKGFTMHQAAMATSAAPTYFKPHKVEVKSATDGKPDHETQGKGFYALVDGGVFANNPTSLALMEAIIDSKKTSNPLQLEDILVVSLGTGSLTRRYEYDKAANWGLVGWVQPLLNITLDGSSESVAVQLEQLLPKAQDRPPQYYRFQAMLDAGKGLDDMDSTEPQNLKNLEKLAEEIIAKENENLNQLCKLLVS, encoded by the coding sequence ATGACGTTTAAGTTCAAAATTTTATCAATTGATGGCGGTGGCATTCGGGGAATTGTCCCAGCCAAGATTCTCGCCGAGATCGAGAGGCGGACGGGGAAAAGGATTGCTAGCTTATTTAATTTGATTGCTGGTACCTCAACGGGAGGAATCTTAGCAGCAGGTTTGGCGATGCCAAAACCGAATACTAAAGAACCCAAATACACAGCAGAAAACCTAATTAACATATATCGGCAACGTGGAGGAGAAATCTTTTATGAGCCATTTATTGAGAAAATAATGAAATTAGATGACATCAGTAGACCCAAGTATTCTTCAGCAGGCAGAGACAAAGTCTTAAAAGAATATTTTGGCAACACTGCCCTCCAAGATGCACTCACAGAAGTTTTGGTCACCAGCTACGATATTCAGCTACGGACACCTGTTTTTTTTACAAGCCAAACAAATAAAGAAGAAAGAGAGAGTCGATATTATCGAAAGATTTCTAAGGGATTCACCATGCACCAAGCTGCAATGGCGACTTCAGCGGCTCCGACTTATTTTAAACCTCATAAGGTTGAGGTTAAGTCTGCCACCGATGGCAAGCCTGATCACGAAACTCAAGGAAAAGGTTTTTATGCCTTAGTAGATGGTGGAGTTTTTGCCAATAATCCTACATCCCTAGCACTGATGGAAGCCATCATTGATTCTAAAAAAACTTCCAACCCACTCCAGTTAGAGGACATACTAGTAGTATCGTTGGGCACTGGTTCACTGACTCGTAGATACGAATACGATAAGGCCGCGAATTGGGGATTAGTGGGATGGGTACAACCGCTTCTTAACATTACGCTTGACGGTTCTAGTGAATCGGTAGCTGTACAACTAGAACAACTCCTGCCGAAAGCGCAGGATAGACCGCCTCAGTACTATCGCTTCCAAGCCATGTTAGATGCTGGCAAAGGTTTAGATGATATGGATAGCACAGAGCCACAAAATCTCAAAAATTTAGAAAAACTGGCAGAAGAAATCATTGCCAAGGAAAATGAGAATTTGAATCAACTTTGCAAACTATTGGTGAGCTGA